A part of Candidatus Saccharimonadales bacterium genomic DNA contains:
- a CDS encoding helix-turn-helix transcriptional regulator: MSRPNQEDKHLAAFGKRIAAIRRAQKLTQEQLADRTSLAADTISAIEQGRRWARLTTLHTLAKGLGVKVDELFKGL, translated from the coding sequence ATGAGTAGACCAAATCAAGAAGATAAGCACCTAGCAGCATTCGGTAAAAGAATAGCGGCAATTCGTCGTGCACAAAAGTTGACGCAAGAGCAGCTTGCCGATAGAACTTCACTTGCAGCTGATACGATCAGTGCGATAGAACAGGGAAGACGTTGGGCAAGGCTAACTACACTTCATACCCTTGCAAAAGGATTAGGCGTTAAAGTGGATGAATTATTTAAGGGTCTATAG
- a CDS encoding metalloregulator ArsR/SmtB family transcription factor, which translates to MEVIKNSEVLARFGHAISDPTRARILLALRTAPGYPAELAATLDVSKQSLSNHLYCLKCCGLVIATSEGRRTRYELSDIKLSHALNDLLGVVLDVDSAYCLNDENNNGEKK; encoded by the coding sequence ATGGAAGTAATAAAGAACAGTGAAGTCCTTGCCCGTTTCGGCCATGCCATTTCAGACCCGACACGCGCGCGTATTCTATTAGCCCTACGTACAGCTCCTGGTTATCCTGCTGAACTAGCCGCTACACTAGACGTATCTAAACAAAGCTTGTCGAACCACCTCTATTGCCTGAAATGCTGCGGTTTAGTGATAGCTACTTCCGAAGGAAGACGAACTCGTTACGAACTATCGGATATAAAACTTTCACACGCCCTAAATGATCTTTTAGGAGTCGTTCTTGATGTGGATTCTGCATACTGCTTGAATGATGAGAATAATAATGGAGAGAAAAAATGA
- a CDS encoding thioredoxin domain-containing protein, whose amino-acid sequence MENKRLLIIIGVIIVGFGGLVALTKLNATETKSNGSDNLYGKLDSPVQLTEFVDFQCEACYAFYPTVKAVKEKYKDQVKFQVKNFPISSAHANSLAAAASAQAAAKQGKFWEMHNLLFERQKMWENDTNRDEVFASFANELSLNPDQFKSDVASSETRATINADLDEVKRLGGDGTPTFVLNGKKIDNPENSIEAFSAMLDKELEKVPKN is encoded by the coding sequence ATGGAAAATAAACGTTTACTAATTATCATAGGTGTTATCATAGTGGGTTTTGGAGGCTTGGTTGCACTAACTAAATTGAACGCGACTGAAACGAAAAGTAATGGCTCTGATAATCTTTACGGCAAACTAGATAGTCCAGTGCAGTTGACTGAGTTCGTCGACTTTCAATGTGAGGCGTGTTACGCGTTCTATCCAACTGTTAAAGCAGTTAAAGAGAAATACAAAGACCAGGTGAAATTTCAGGTGAAGAACTTCCCGATCTCTTCAGCTCATGCTAACTCACTTGCTGCGGCAGCCTCGGCTCAAGCGGCGGCAAAGCAGGGTAAGTTCTGGGAGATGCATAACCTACTTTTTGAACGTCAAAAGATGTGGGAAAATGACACAAACCGCGATGAAGTCTTTGCTTCTTTTGCGAATGAGTTGAGTCTAAATCCAGACCAATTTAAGAGTGATGTCGCCAGTAGCGAAACTCGTGCAACTATTAACGCTGATCTCGATGAAGTAAAACGACTAGGGGGAGATGGAACACCGACCTTCGTGCTTAACGGCAAGAAGATTGATAATCCAGAGAACTCTATCGAAGCCTTCTCTGCCATGCTCGACAAAGAACTCGAAAAAGTACCAAAAAATTAG
- a CDS encoding HXXEE domain-containing protein, with the protein MKDQSNHLRIFWLPLILLIIHSIDEVVTGFPNWATEYFGTTTLPFFIYTHIPVLVLVFLSSFFAARNKGGEFWRILATAWAVQFVANGLFHIGTSIISKEFTPGILTAVLLLLPLSFLFIRRVLSSKLLSKKQFYLSSAIGIVLYTLAAISLSFEGSIDWMLKT; encoded by the coding sequence ATGAAAGATCAAAGCAACCATCTGAGGATTTTTTGGCTACCCCTCATCCTTTTGATCATACACAGTATTGACGAAGTAGTAACAGGATTTCCTAATTGGGCAACGGAATATTTTGGAACGACAACACTTCCATTCTTTATCTATACCCACATACCAGTACTGGTACTCGTCTTCCTGTCGTCCTTCTTTGCTGCAAGGAATAAAGGTGGTGAGTTTTGGCGCATATTGGCAACAGCATGGGCTGTGCAGTTTGTGGCGAATGGCTTATTTCATATTGGGACAAGCATCATATCGAAAGAATTTACCCCTGGTATTCTTACAGCGGTATTACTGCTTCTGCCTTTGTCTTTTCTATTCATTCGCAGAGTTCTCAGTAGCAAATTATTATCTAAAAAACAATTCTACCTATCTTCCGCTATAGGCATAGTACTTTATACTCTTGCAGCTATAAGTCTTTCGTTTGAAGGTTCAATTGACTGGATGTTAAAGACATGA
- a CDS encoding cation transporter, which translates to MTFKKTHRLGLILSYITVGYNVVEGIVSVILGAMTGSIALAGFGLDSFIESMSGSVMIWRLRKHGKISEEEEEEVEAKAATLVGITFFILAAYILFESVMSLVTPEAVEPSLFGIVIAVLSLIIMPGLAYLKNKTGKAIGSHSLVADSKQTLVCIMMSVALLVSLGANYFFGISWLDPIAGLFFVAILIKEGYVAIKYKDLC; encoded by the coding sequence ATGACATTTAAGAAAACGCATAGACTCGGCCTAATTCTTTCGTATATTACCGTGGGGTATAACGTAGTGGAAGGTATTGTGTCCGTTATTCTAGGAGCAATGACAGGCAGTATTGCGCTTGCCGGTTTTGGACTCGATAGCTTCATTGAGTCTATGTCTGGTAGTGTTATGATCTGGCGACTTCGCAAGCACGGCAAGATTAGCGAGGAAGAGGAGGAGGAAGTAGAAGCGAAGGCTGCAACTCTCGTGGGTATCACTTTCTTTATTCTCGCGGCCTACATTTTATTTGAGTCAGTAATGTCGTTAGTGACGCCCGAAGCCGTAGAGCCAAGCTTATTCGGTATTGTTATAGCTGTACTTTCACTTATTATCATGCCGGGACTTGCGTATTTAAAAAATAAAACTGGTAAGGCAATCGGTAGCCACAGTCTTGTGGCAGATTCTAAACAGACTCTCGTTTGTATTATGATGTCAGTCGCCCTTCTCGTTAGCCTCGGTGCCAACTATTTCTTTGGTATTTCGTGGCTTGATCCTATTGCAGGCTTGTTCTTTGTTGCTATTCTTATTAAAGAAGGTTACGTTGCCATTAAATATAAGGATCTTTGTTAA
- a CDS encoding cation diffusion facilitator family transporter codes for MSHDHDASHSEKGIKFGLLLNTAYTIVEFGFGIFTGSLALIADASRNLTDTLTLTISFVANKIARRKANDTKTFGYGRATILAALLNSVIMLGVAAFIVSEAIQRLSHPQEVEGGIVAMVALVGIAVNGSIAYILYKQRNDLNMRSAFIDMAFDALSSLGAVIAGLVILFTDIQWIDSAVGLLIAGLLVYNTIKIIKEAVGILLEGTPRGVEMSLVSDVILKTEAVLRVDDMHIWAIRSGYNALSCHIAIDEAQLINSRKIVEEVKTRLLKEANIHHATIEVELMECETHTEHEKH; via the coding sequence ATGAGTCACGATCACGATGCAAGTCATAGCGAAAAAGGCATAAAGTTTGGTCTATTACTCAATACGGCGTATACAATTGTCGAGTTTGGCTTCGGTATTTTTACAGGAAGTCTTGCCCTTATTGCAGACGCCTCACGTAACTTAACTGACACTCTTACATTAACTATTTCATTTGTCGCTAATAAGATTGCTCGCCGTAAAGCAAATGATACAAAAACGTTTGGCTATGGCAGAGCTACAATATTAGCCGCGCTTCTAAACTCGGTGATCATGCTTGGCGTTGCGGCTTTTATTGTTTCAGAAGCCATTCAACGGCTCTCACACCCTCAAGAGGTAGAAGGCGGGATCGTTGCCATGGTGGCGTTAGTCGGTATTGCCGTAAACGGGTCAATCGCATATATCCTATATAAACAGCGGAATGATTTGAACATGCGTAGTGCTTTTATTGATATGGCATTTGATGCTCTCTCGTCGCTCGGTGCGGTTATCGCTGGTCTCGTTATCCTTTTCACGGACATACAGTGGATAGATAGTGCGGTTGGTCTTTTGATCGCGGGATTGCTAGTTTACAATACGATAAAAATTATAAAAGAAGCTGTCGGAATACTACTTGAAGGCACGCCGAGAGGCGTTGAGATGAGCTTGGTTAGTGATGTCATCTTAAAAACTGAGGCTGTCCTGCGGGTAGATGATATGCACATATGGGCAATACGATCAGGTTACAATGCTTTAAGTTGTCATATTGCTATTGATGAAGCGCAACTCATCAATAGCCGAAAAATTGTTGAAGAAGTAAAAACACGTTTATTGAAAGAGGCTAATATTCATCATGCGACCATTGAAGTCGAGCTTATGGAATGCGAAACGCATACTGAACACGAAAAACATTAA
- a CDS encoding dihydrofolate reductase family protein, with the protein MGKVIIHATITLDGFMADTNGGVDWMFGFSSVDEDEEAVSKVMEELGAVVGGANKTQTIEEGEEPYGGMLKIPVYEMTHEAHEPVKRDGVTYTFIVDDITHAVEAAKAAAGDKSVALLGGSISRQCLKLGLVDEIQLHVVPLLLGDGISLFGGLGERIKLERLETAAFASETHLRYRVVK; encoded by the coding sequence ATGGGAAAAGTTATTATTCATGCGACCATAACACTTGATGGCTTTATGGCCGATACTAACGGAGGTGTTGACTGGATGTTCGGCTTTTCATCTGTGGACGAAGATGAAGAGGCCGTCAGTAAAGTCATGGAAGAATTAGGCGCCGTAGTCGGTGGCGCGAACAAGACACAGACTATCGAAGAAGGTGAAGAACCTTATGGTGGTATGCTGAAGATTCCGGTATACGAAATGACCCATGAGGCGCATGAACCGGTTAAAAGAGACGGCGTAACCTATACTTTTATCGTTGATGACATTACGCACGCAGTCGAAGCGGCCAAAGCCGCCGCCGGTGATAAGAGCGTAGCGCTTTTGGGAGGTAGCATCTCTCGGCAATGCCTAAAGCTTGGCCTAGTAGATGAAATCCAATTACACGTAGTACCTCTGCTGCTGGGTGACGGTATTTCATTATTTGGCGGGCTCGGAGAGCGTATTAAGTTGGAGCGGCTAGAAACAGCGGCCTTTGCGAGCGAAACCCACCTACGATACCGCGTCGTTAAGTAA
- a CDS encoding helix-turn-helix transcriptional regulator has translation MAKAKQSHEILYEARHEMALTQVIVAKKAGISTNTYARIERGEQQPTVSTLRKLSKVLNVSLSKLLEA, from the coding sequence ATGGCTAAAGCAAAACAATCACATGAAATTTTATATGAAGCCCGTCATGAAATGGCTTTAACTCAAGTTATAGTCGCAAAAAAAGCTGGCATAAGCACAAATACTTACGCCAGGATTGAACGTGGAGAACAGCAGCCAACTGTTTCAACCTTACGAAAGTTATCTAAAGTTCTTAACGTGAGTTTATCTAAGCTACTAGAGGCTTAG
- a CDS encoding phospholipase D-like domain-containing protein produces the protein MFRNLRRNKSQDSNLAASQLFDNATFYDGFIKDLSRSKKEVIIESPFLTTRRVSMILPALAKLKRHGLKIIVNTRDPLEQEGHMQREAELSIDLLQGAGVSILFTGGHHRKLAIIDREILWEGSLNILSQNDSCEVMRRIESEQLAAQMISFIKLDKHLEIAA, from the coding sequence ATGTTTCGCAATCTTCGACGAAATAAGTCTCAAGACTCTAATCTAGCTGCTTCTCAACTTTTCGACAATGCAACATTCTATGATGGTTTCATAAAAGATTTATCTCGAAGCAAAAAAGAAGTCATCATCGAAAGTCCATTTTTGACTACGCGACGTGTTTCAATGATTCTTCCTGCTCTCGCAAAGTTAAAAAGACATGGGTTAAAGATTATAGTTAACACCCGCGATCCTCTCGAACAAGAAGGTCACATGCAACGAGAAGCAGAACTTTCTATAGATTTGTTGCAAGGTGCTGGTGTTTCCATTTTATTTACGGGCGGTCACCATAGAAAGCTCGCAATTATAGATAGAGAGATATTATGGGAAGGAAGCTTAAACATCCTTTCGCAGAATGATAGTTGTGAAGTAATGCGTCGAATTGAATCTGAACAATTAGCAGCGCAAATGATAAGTTTTATAAAGCTCGATAAGCATCTAGAAATAGCAGCCTAA